From one Streptomyces sp. ICC1 genomic stretch:
- a CDS encoding CBS domain-containing protein: MKHTQVGEVMTAEVIAVDRSATFREIVKLLADYDITGLPVVDEDDRVVGVVSESDLLARTARTAADIMSAPAVTVRAQESVSEAGQLMTRRGVERLPVIDEEERLIGIVTRRDLLRVFLRPDAEIRRHVSDDVLSDSIGAPTRAVDVHVLDGVVTLRGRLERQSQIPLALRLTARLDGVVAVVDELTARMDDSRLIPPERGAQPITW; the protein is encoded by the coding sequence GTGAAGCACACCCAGGTCGGCGAGGTGATGACGGCCGAGGTCATCGCGGTGGATCGTTCGGCGACGTTCAGGGAGATCGTCAAGCTCCTCGCCGACTACGACATCACCGGACTGCCCGTCGTGGACGAGGACGACCGTGTGGTCGGCGTCGTCTCCGAGAGCGACCTGCTCGCCCGAACGGCCCGGACGGCCGCGGACATCATGTCGGCTCCCGCTGTCACGGTCCGCGCGCAGGAGAGCGTCTCCGAGGCCGGACAGCTCATGACACGACGGGGCGTGGAACGCCTTCCGGTCATCGACGAGGAAGAGCGTCTCATCGGCATCGTCACCCGGCGCGATCTCCTGCGCGTCTTCCTGCGCCCCGATGCCGAGATACGGCGGCACGTGAGCGACGACGTGCTGTCCGACAGCATCGGGGCGCCCACCAGGGCGGTGGACGTGCACGTCCTGGACGGTGTCGTGACCCTCCGAGGCCGGCTGGAACGGCAGAGCCAGATCCCCCTCGCCCTGCGCCTCACCGCACGACTGGACGGTGTCGTCGCCGTGGTGGACGAGCTCACCGCCCGCATGGACGACTCCCGTCTGATCCCGCCGGAGCGCGGAGCGCAACCCATCACCTGGTGA
- a CDS encoding universal stress protein, which produces MEGSITAGPELGTVIVGVDGSDPARGAALWAAAEAARRGKTLHIVHAADTDSRAFYASVETIERVRAAGRELLDDTAAAVADLHPDLHVTTEFSRSAAVPTLRRAAGLHGTVVVGNRGLGGFTSLMLGSVGLKAAASATTPFAVVRGTDPRVETGSVLAGVRDEHDLDCVRYAACEAELRKASLWLLHVWNPLQSVGNVVSILDDVEEISVRHAQRLTAMAGLIREEFPDLTVHADLEKSFSVAGVLAEASQHADLLVVGGRRSPGYIGRTLGHANHSLLHHARCPVLLIPRHGNDQGSES; this is translated from the coding sequence ATGGAAGGCAGCATCACCGCCGGTCCGGAACTCGGGACGGTCATCGTCGGCGTCGACGGGTCGGATCCCGCACGCGGGGCAGCCCTGTGGGCCGCGGCCGAAGCCGCACGTCGGGGGAAGACCCTGCACATCGTCCACGCCGCCGACACGGACAGCAGAGCCTTCTACGCATCGGTGGAAACCATCGAACGGGTCCGCGCAGCGGGCCGCGAACTACTCGATGACACCGCCGCGGCCGTAGCGGATCTCCATCCCGACCTGCACGTCACCACGGAATTCAGCCGCAGCGCCGCCGTACCCACCCTCCGCCGGGCCGCCGGCCTCCACGGCACCGTCGTCGTCGGCAACCGCGGTCTCGGCGGGTTCACCTCGCTGATGCTCGGCTCCGTCGGACTCAAGGCAGCCGCCAGTGCCACCACCCCCTTCGCCGTGGTGCGGGGTACGGACCCGAGAGTCGAGACGGGCAGCGTTCTGGCCGGCGTCCGCGACGAACACGACCTCGACTGCGTCAGGTACGCCGCGTGCGAAGCAGAGCTGCGCAAGGCGTCGCTGTGGCTGCTGCACGTCTGGAACCCGCTGCAGTCCGTGGGCAACGTCGTGAGCATCCTCGACGACGTCGAGGAGATCAGCGTCCGGCACGCACAGCGTCTGACGGCCATGGCCGGCCTGATCCGCGAGGAGTTCCCGGATCTGACCGTGCACGCCGACCTGGAGAAGAGCTTCTCGGTGGCCGGTGTACTGGCCGAGGCCTCGCAGCACGCGGACCTGCTGGTCGTCGGCGGGAGGCGCTCGCCGGGCTACATCGGCCGCACGCTGGGGCACGCGAACCACAGCCTTCTGCACCACGCGCGGTGTCCCGTGCTGCTCATCCCGCGGCACGGCAACGACCAGGGGAGCGAGTCGTGA